A region from the uncultured Sunxiuqinia sp. genome encodes:
- a CDS encoding LptF/LptG family permease has product MKISGLKTIDFYIIKKFLGTFFYAIALIISIAMVFDISENLDEFISKDAPLNAIIFDYYLNFIPFFANLFSSLFTFIAVIYFTSKMAYNSEIIAILSSGVSYRRLMVPYMVGAFIIALFSYTLGNYIIPPSNKKRIDFRNTYIDSNRSYNERNIHRQISPGVYIYISRYNTSSDVGHRFTIEEFAEGKLKSKLQADYVKWDREEKKWVIHNYVIRDFDGYEETLTTGTEIDSTLNMSPEDYRVVKNIVETMTLPKLNEEIKDMKLRGVNTLEFEIEKHKRLSGPFSAFILTLIGASLASRKVKGGIGFHLGLGILLVFTYIMFMQISTVFALSGAVSPLLAAWIPNMIFGVLAAYLYKIGSR; this is encoded by the coding sequence ATGAAAATATCAGGTCTAAAAACAATTGACTTCTATATTATTAAGAAATTTCTGGGAACATTTTTTTACGCTATTGCTCTCATTATTAGCATTGCAATGGTGTTTGATATTTCTGAAAATCTGGATGAATTTATCTCAAAAGATGCGCCTTTAAACGCAATCATCTTTGATTACTACTTGAACTTCATCCCATTTTTTGCCAACCTTTTTAGTTCGCTTTTTACCTTTATTGCCGTTATTTATTTCACCTCTAAAATGGCATACAATTCAGAAATTATAGCGATTCTGAGTAGTGGGGTTTCGTACAGACGACTAATGGTTCCCTATATGGTTGGCGCCTTTATTATCGCCCTGTTTTCGTATACACTTGGTAACTATATAATTCCCCCTTCAAACAAAAAGCGAATTGATTTTCGGAATACGTACATCGATTCGAACCGAAGTTATAACGAACGAAATATTCATCGTCAGATATCACCCGGAGTTTATATATATATCAGCAGGTACAATACCTCAAGTGATGTCGGCCACCGTTTTACAATTGAGGAATTTGCAGAAGGAAAACTAAAATCAAAACTACAGGCTGACTATGTCAAATGGGATCGGGAAGAAAAAAAATGGGTGATACACAATTACGTCATCCGCGATTTTGATGGATACGAAGAAACTTTAACAACGGGCACTGAAATAGACTCAACGCTTAATATGTCGCCTGAAGATTACCGGGTTGTGAAAAACATTGTTGAAACGATGACACTCCCCAAGCTGAACGAAGAAATAAAAGATATGAAGCTACGGGGAGTAAATACCCTTGAATTTGAGATTGAAAAACACAAGCGACTTTCCGGGCCATTCTCTGCTTTTATACTTACACTAATCGGAGCATCGCTGGCATCAAGAAAAGTAAAAGGAGGTATTGGATTTCATTTAGGATTAGGAATTTTACTCGTATTCACGTACATCATGTTTATGCAGATATCGACCGTTTTTGCGCTCTCGGGAGCCGTCTCCCCTCTTTTAGCAGCTTGGATCCCGAATATGATTTTTGGTGTCTTAGCCGCTTATTTATACAAAATCGGAAGCCGATAA
- a CDS encoding acyl-CoA carboxylase subunit beta: MSLKRNILDLRKRKSEVLKGGGEKAIEKQVAMGKLTARERILYILDEGSFHEYDLFVEHVARDFDMENKKLHGDGVIIGTGTIHGAPICIFAQDFTVAGGSLGLMHARKITKIMDHSLKMRVPLIGINDSGGARIQEGVNSLAGYGEIFFRNTLASGVIPQISVILGPCAGGAVYSPALTDFVFVVNNISKMFITGPSVIKTVLGEEISMEALGGAKVHAEITGNAHFYAENELECFDQIKKLMEYLPWNNKQKAKKVEPANPKKRKKVENIVPGDPKMPYDIRDIIEAITDKSEFFEIMELFAPNIVIGFGRLNGETVGFVANQPKVLAGVLDCDSSDKAARFIRYCNAFNIPIITLEDLPGYLPGVDQEHAGVIRHGAKILYAYSEATVPRITVIIRKAYGGGYIAMNSRHLRADFVFAWPTAEIAVMGPEGAANIVFRKEIAEAEDPDAMRQIKIDEYKEKFANPYVAAGKGYIDEVIEPEDTRKMLLHALQVSANKSVMGPNKKHGIPPF, from the coding sequence ATGTCGTTGAAACGGAATATCCTGGACCTTAGAAAAAGGAAAAGTGAAGTTCTCAAAGGTGGTGGAGAAAAAGCCATTGAGAAACAAGTTGCAATGGGAAAACTCACTGCCCGCGAACGTATTTTATACATCCTTGATGAGGGTTCTTTTCACGAGTATGATCTGTTCGTTGAACATGTTGCACGCGATTTTGACATGGAAAATAAAAAATTGCACGGCGATGGTGTTATCATCGGAACAGGAACCATTCATGGTGCTCCCATCTGCATCTTCGCTCAAGACTTTACCGTTGCTGGTGGATCATTGGGATTGATGCACGCACGTAAGATCACCAAAATTATGGATCACTCCTTGAAAATGCGAGTACCATTAATTGGAATTAATGATTCAGGTGGTGCCAGAATCCAGGAAGGTGTTAACTCACTGGCTGGCTATGGTGAAATTTTCTTCAGAAATACACTGGCCTCCGGCGTTATTCCACAAATTTCGGTTATTCTTGGCCCTTGTGCCGGAGGAGCAGTATATTCTCCTGCATTAACCGACTTTGTTTTTGTGGTAAATAACATCTCAAAAATGTTTATCACAGGCCCAAGTGTTATTAAAACTGTTTTGGGAGAAGAGATTTCAATGGAAGCTTTGGGTGGAGCAAAAGTACATGCCGAAATTACCGGAAATGCTCATTTTTACGCCGAAAACGAATTGGAGTGTTTTGATCAAATCAAAAAGCTCATGGAGTATCTTCCATGGAACAATAAACAAAAGGCTAAAAAAGTTGAGCCTGCCAATCCAAAGAAAAGGAAGAAAGTCGAAAACATTGTTCCCGGCGATCCTAAGATGCCTTATGATATTCGCGATATTATCGAGGCCATCACCGACAAATCTGAGTTCTTCGAAATCATGGAATTGTTTGCGCCAAATATTGTGATCGGTTTTGGGCGATTAAATGGAGAAACTGTTGGATTTGTTGCCAACCAGCCAAAAGTGCTAGCTGGTGTTTTGGATTGTGACAGTTCTGATAAAGCTGCTCGTTTTATTCGCTACTGTAACGCGTTCAATATTCCAATTATCACTCTTGAAGATTTACCGGGCTACTTGCCGGGAGTTGATCAGGAACATGCAGGCGTTATTCGTCACGGTGCAAAAATTCTATATGCATATAGTGAAGCTACCGTTCCTCGAATTACAGTTATTATCAGAAAAGCTTATGGAGGTGGCTACATTGCGATGAACTCACGCCACCTGCGTGCCGATTTTGTTTTTGCATGGCCTACTGCCGAGATTGCTGTTATGGGACCTGAGGGCGCTGCAAACATTGTATTCCGCAAAGAGATTGCTGAAGCAGAAGATCCGGACGCGATGCGCCAGATTAAAATTGATGAGTACAAAGAAAAATTTGCTAACCCATACGTCGCTGCAGGTAAGGGATATATCGACGAAGTTATTGAACCTGAAGATACACGTAAGATGCTCTTGCATGCGTTACAGGTTTCTGCAAACAAATCGGTAATGGGACCAAACAAGAAGCACGGAATTCCTCCGTTTTAA
- a CDS encoding biotin/lipoyl-containing protein, producing the protein MAEKKSEKQYDTIIVHSAVYKTEYTQKYINRPVWEYPNENHVFSFMPGSIIDVHVKPGEKLKEGDSLLILEAMKMHNNVQMPFDGKIVKIHVKPGQKIPKKHLMLEIKRL; encoded by the coding sequence ATGGCTGAGAAAAAAAGTGAAAAGCAATACGATACGATAATTGTACACAGCGCCGTCTACAAAACAGAGTATACGCAAAAGTACATCAATCGTCCAGTTTGGGAGTACCCAAATGAAAATCATGTTTTTTCTTTCATGCCGGGATCAATTATTGATGTTCACGTAAAACCCGGTGAGAAATTAAAAGAAGGCGATAGCCTTTTGATTTTGGAAGCAATGAAAATGCACAACAATGTACAAATGCCTTTTGATGGCAAAATTGTAAAGATACATGTTAAGCCGGGACAAAAAATCCCCAAAAAACATTTAATGTTAGAAATCAAACGATTATAA
- the ispE gene encoding 4-(cytidine 5'-diphospho)-2-C-methyl-D-erythritol kinase — protein sequence MIVYPIAKINLGLLITEKRADGFHNLETIFYPVPVQDDLEVVYASEFQISITGIDLQEDPTSNLVVKAYQLLKDDFDLPPVRIHLHKNIPVGAGLGGGSADASYMLKLLSDLFQLQLDQQKLMDYALQLGSDCPFFINPKPVFARGRGERLEGIPIDLSGYYLVLVKPPVHVSTAEAYQHVCPAQGRISLKAISKFPVRRWRGNVTNQFEKYVFDKHPEIGGLKQKLYDMGAVFSLMSGSGSAVFGLFRTEKKSIHSYFPNNYRLFSQKL from the coding sequence ATGATTGTTTATCCCATTGCAAAAATAAATTTAGGCTTGCTGATCACTGAGAAGCGAGCTGACGGGTTTCATAATCTTGAAACCATTTTCTATCCGGTTCCTGTTCAGGATGACTTGGAGGTTGTGTATGCGAGCGAGTTTCAAATATCTATTACCGGAATTGATTTGCAGGAAGACCCGACATCAAATCTGGTAGTGAAAGCTTACCAGTTACTAAAGGATGATTTTGACTTACCGCCGGTTCGTATTCATTTACATAAAAATATTCCGGTTGGCGCGGGACTTGGCGGTGGATCGGCCGATGCGTCGTACATGTTGAAATTGTTAAGTGACTTATTTCAGCTACAACTTGATCAACAGAAACTAATGGACTATGCTTTGCAGCTAGGCAGCGATTGTCCGTTTTTTATTAACCCAAAGCCCGTATTTGCAAGGGGCCGGGGAGAACGACTGGAGGGGATTCCGATTGATCTGTCTGGCTATTATTTGGTGCTTGTAAAGCCTCCGGTTCATGTTTCCACAGCCGAGGCATATCAGCATGTTTGTCCTGCTCAAGGTCGCATATCGCTAAAGGCAATATCAAAGTTTCCGGTGCGCCGCTGGCGGGGCAATGTAACCAATCAGTTTGAGAAATATGTGTTTGATAAACACCCCGAGATCGGAGGGCTTAAGCAAAAGTTATATGACATGGGCGCCGTTTTTTCCTTAATGTCGGGTAGTGGTTCTGCCGTATTTGGGTTATTTCGTACCGAAAAGAAATCTATTCATTCTTATTTTCCGAACAACTATCGCCTTTTTTCCCAGAAGCTTTAG
- the gcvP gene encoding aminomethyl-transferring glycine dehydrogenase: protein MGSDKFVARHIGPRGSDIAAMLEAIGVSSLDELIDQAVPANIRMEKPLQLADGLTERKYYRRIHDLAKMNKVFNTYIGMGYYDTITPAVVLRNVLENPVWYTSYTPYQAEISQGRLEALLNYQTMVCELTGMELANASLLDEATAAAEAMVLMFNSRSRAKAKAGASVILVDKQIWPQTLDVLQTRVTPLDIDLKIGKASDFSFDENVIGVIVQYPNSNGEILSYADLVEQAHAVDAKVAVATDLLSLSLLTPPGEWGADVVFGNSQRFGVPMGYGGPHAAFFAARADFKRNMPGRIIGVSKDKHGNHALRMALQTREQHIKRERATSNICTAQALLATMAGFYGVYHGPEGIRAIADRVHCIAVLLDKEITALGYQQLNTNYFDTIRFALPKHVKREDIEWLSHELEMNFRYLENGEVGLSIDETTNLDDINWMIEVFAKAANKPYSNIVNYPEEANIDKDFLRTSAYMQQDVFNKYRSETEMLRYIKRLEHRDISLTHSMIPLGSCTMKLNAATEMLPLSWFEFGSIHPFVPKNQARGYQEMMEELRRDLAEITGFSDVSLQPNSGAAGEYAGLMVIREYHLSRGDEQRNVVLIPSSAHGTNPASAVMAGMKVVVVSCDEKGNIDVDALRQKAKEFKDSLSAFMVTYPSTHGVFEASIVEMCEIIHQNGGQVYMDGANMNAQVGLTNPKRIGADVCHLNLHKTFAIPHGGGGPGVGPIAVAEHLVDFLPSHPVMNNGHVGISAVSAAPWGSASVLPITYGYIKMLGADGLTQATKIAILNANYIASQLKDSYGILYVGEEGRVAHEMILECRHFKADSGITEADIAKRLMDYGFHAPTLSFPVHGTLMIEPTESESKEELDRFISALKSIYKEVQAIIKGDSDQVDNPLKNAPHTAETVVADKWEHSYTRQQAAFPLPYLVENKYWPPVGRVDDAYGDRNLMCTCDPIETYQ, encoded by the coding sequence ATGGGAAGTGATAAATTTGTAGCCCGTCATATTGGGCCTCGTGGTTCAGATATAGCAGCTATGCTGGAGGCTATTGGTGTATCTTCTTTGGATGAACTGATTGATCAGGCGGTGCCTGCAAACATTCGGATGGAGAAGCCACTTCAGTTAGCCGATGGGTTAACTGAACGAAAGTATTACCGCCGGATTCACGATCTGGCAAAAATGAATAAGGTTTTTAATACCTACATTGGAATGGGTTATTACGACACGATTACTCCGGCTGTAGTTCTTCGGAATGTGCTGGAAAATCCTGTGTGGTATACGTCATATACTCCGTATCAGGCTGAAATCTCACAAGGTCGGCTGGAGGCCTTACTGAATTATCAAACCATGGTTTGTGAATTAACCGGCATGGAGTTGGCCAACGCGTCGTTACTTGATGAAGCTACCGCTGCGGCAGAAGCTATGGTATTGATGTTTAACTCCCGATCACGGGCAAAAGCGAAAGCCGGTGCAAGTGTGATCCTTGTTGATAAGCAGATTTGGCCTCAAACGCTTGATGTATTGCAAACGCGCGTAACTCCATTAGATATTGATTTGAAAATTGGGAAAGCTTCTGATTTTTCGTTTGATGAAAATGTCATTGGGGTGATTGTTCAGTATCCAAATTCGAATGGCGAAATTTTGTCCTATGCTGATTTGGTTGAACAGGCGCATGCCGTGGATGCGAAGGTTGCTGTGGCAACCGACTTGTTGAGCCTTTCCTTGCTGACTCCTCCGGGAGAATGGGGTGCCGATGTGGTTTTTGGAAACTCGCAACGCTTTGGAGTACCCATGGGATATGGCGGTCCCCATGCGGCCTTTTTTGCTGCTCGTGCTGATTTCAAACGAAATATGCCGGGACGTATCATTGGTGTTTCAAAAGATAAACATGGCAACCATGCTTTGCGAATGGCTTTGCAAACTCGTGAGCAACATATTAAGCGTGAACGCGCAACATCAAATATTTGTACGGCGCAAGCACTTTTGGCAACAATGGCTGGATTTTACGGTGTTTATCATGGACCGGAAGGTATTCGTGCGATTGCCGACCGGGTGCATTGCATTGCTGTTTTACTCGATAAAGAAATTACTGCTCTTGGTTATCAGCAGCTCAATACCAATTACTTTGACACCATTCGATTTGCATTACCAAAACATGTAAAGCGTGAAGATATAGAATGGTTGTCGCACGAGCTGGAAATGAATTTCCGCTACCTGGAAAATGGCGAAGTTGGACTGAGTATTGACGAAACAACCAATCTTGATGATATCAACTGGATGATAGAAGTGTTTGCCAAAGCTGCAAATAAGCCTTATTCAAACATTGTAAATTACCCGGAAGAAGCCAATATTGACAAAGATTTTTTACGAACTTCTGCATATATGCAGCAAGACGTATTCAATAAATACCGGTCCGAAACGGAGATGCTTCGGTACATTAAACGCTTGGAGCATCGCGATATATCGCTGACACACTCCATGATTCCATTGGGATCGTGCACCATGAAATTGAACGCGGCTACTGAGATGTTGCCATTGAGTTGGTTTGAGTTTGGAAGCATTCACCCATTTGTACCCAAAAACCAAGCGCGTGGTTATCAGGAAATGATGGAGGAACTGCGCCGTGATTTAGCTGAGATAACTGGTTTTTCAGATGTTAGTTTGCAGCCGAACTCAGGTGCAGCCGGCGAATATGCAGGTTTGATGGTAATCCGAGAATATCACTTGAGTAGAGGTGATGAGCAACGGAATGTTGTTCTGATTCCTTCTTCGGCTCACGGAACAAACCCGGCGAGTGCAGTAATGGCAGGAATGAAAGTTGTCGTTGTGTCTTGCGATGAAAAAGGAAACATTGATGTAGATGCACTTCGGCAGAAAGCGAAAGAGTTCAAAGATTCGCTGTCGGCATTTATGGTGACTTACCCTTCAACACACGGTGTTTTCGAAGCATCCATTGTTGAGATGTGTGAAATTATTCATCAAAATGGGGGACAGGTGTACATGGATGGTGCCAACATGAATGCTCAGGTGGGTTTAACCAATCCAAAGCGTATTGGCGCTGACGTTTGTCACTTGAATCTGCACAAAACATTTGCCATTCCGCACGGAGGTGGTGGCCCCGGTGTTGGGCCAATTGCTGTGGCCGAACACTTGGTTGATTTTTTACCCTCCCATCCGGTGATGAATAATGGACATGTGGGAATTTCAGCTGTTTCGGCCGCTCCCTGGGGAAGTGCTTCGGTGCTGCCAATTACGTATGGTTACATCAAAATGTTGGGTGCCGATGGATTGACCCAAGCGACCAAAATCGCCATATTGAATGCCAACTATATCGCCAGCCAATTGAAAGATTCATACGGAATTTTGTATGTTGGAGAAGAGGGCAGAGTAGCTCATGAAATGATTTTAGAATGCCGTCATTTTAAAGCTGACTCAGGTATTACAGAGGCGGACATCGCTAAACGATTGATGGATTATGGCTTCCACGCACCTACCTTGTCTTTTCCCGTACATGGTACGTTGATGATTGAACCTACTGAAAGTGAATCGAAAGAAGAGCTTGATCGGTTTATTTCTGCATTAAAGTCAATTTACAAGGAGGTTCAGGCTATCATTAAAGGAGATTCAGATCAAGTAGATAATCCGTTGAAGAATGCACCACATACAGCCGAAACGGTGGTTGCGGATAAATGGGAGCACTCCTACACCCGTCAGCAAGCTGCGTTTCCTTTACCCTATTTGGTTGAAAATAAGTACTGGCCTCCTGTTGGACGTGTTGACGATGCTTATGGAGATCGAAATCTGATGTGTACCTGCGATCCGATCGAAACTTATCAATAA
- a CDS encoding MBL fold metallo-hydrolase, whose translation MIQVKKFTFNPIQENTYVLYDDTKECIIVDAGCFFDYECQELDKFIAENHLKPVKLVNTHCHFDHILGINHCRTKYSIPFYAHEEDAFLVEGIVASGDRFGVPVEPVDPADHFLNEGAQVTFGESTLDVIHVPGHAPGHVVLHQPSQQFILAGDVLFYGSIGRTDLPKGNFEQLISNIKTKLFILPDETGVYSGHGPETSIGFEKENNPFLID comes from the coding sequence ATGATTCAAGTTAAAAAGTTTACATTCAATCCAATTCAGGAAAATACCTACGTTCTTTACGATGACACCAAGGAATGCATTATTGTTGATGCGGGGTGTTTTTTTGATTATGAATGTCAGGAATTGGATAAATTTATAGCAGAGAACCATCTAAAACCGGTTAAGTTGGTGAATACCCATTGTCATTTCGATCATATCTTGGGAATCAACCATTGCCGGACAAAGTATAGCATTCCTTTTTATGCACACGAAGAAGATGCTTTTTTAGTAGAGGGCATTGTGGCAAGTGGTGATCGGTTTGGAGTTCCGGTGGAACCTGTTGATCCGGCAGACCACTTCTTGAACGAGGGAGCTCAGGTTACTTTTGGTGAATCAACTCTGGATGTTATTCATGTTCCGGGTCACGCTCCGGGTCACGTAGTTTTGCATCAGCCGAGTCAGCAGTTTATATTGGCAGGCGACGTTCTGTTTTACGGGAGCATTGGTCGGACCGATCTCCCTAAAGGTAATTTCGAGCAGCTGATAAGCAACATTAAAACCAAGTTGTTTATACTCCCCGACGAAACTGGCGTTTACAGTGGGCATGGCCCTGAAACAAGTATTGGGTTTGAGAAGGAGAACAACCCCTTTCTTATAGACTGA
- a CDS encoding protein-L-isoaspartate(D-aspartate) O-methyltransferase — protein MDSRDSLRHQGLRKRLIEGIRIKGVRDQKVLDAIAKVPRHLFMDSSFIQFAYKDQAFPIGAGQTISQPYTVAFQSQLLDIQPNEKILEVGTGSGYQAAVLVEMGAQVYTIERQRELFLKVQVLLPELGYHPKFFFGDGYKGLPTYGPFDKIIITAGAPMIPQDLLRQLRIGGVFVAPIGPVEKQIMYKVTRVSEDEFEKEKHGTFVFVPMLKGTTN, from the coding sequence ATGGATTCCCGCGACAGTTTAAGACATCAGGGCTTACGAAAACGCTTAATCGAAGGTATTCGAATAAAAGGAGTCCGGGATCAAAAGGTATTGGATGCAATTGCTAAAGTTCCGCGCCATTTATTTATGGATAGCAGCTTTATTCAATTTGCATATAAAGACCAAGCTTTCCCGATTGGTGCCGGCCAAACAATATCTCAGCCATATACAGTTGCTTTTCAGTCTCAATTGCTCGATATTCAACCCAACGAAAAAATACTGGAAGTGGGCACCGGAAGTGGTTATCAAGCAGCTGTTTTGGTTGAAATGGGAGCTCAGGTATACACCATCGAACGCCAGCGGGAATTGTTTCTGAAAGTACAGGTGTTGCTGCCAGAACTGGGGTATCACCCAAAGTTCTTTTTTGGCGATGGCTACAAGGGACTGCCTACTTATGGGCCTTTCGATAAGATTATAATTACAGCTGGAGCGCCGATGATTCCTCAGGATTTGTTGAGGCAGCTTCGCATTGGAGGCGTTTTTGTAGCACCAATTGGCCCTGTAGAAAAACAAATTATGTACAAAGTAACCCGGGTTTCCGAAGATGAATTTGAAAAGGAAAAGCACGGAACATTTGTTTTTGTTCCGATGTTAAAGGGAACAACAAACTAA
- a CDS encoding sugar transferase, which translates to MSKKVQVAKYLFFDLFAAAASWILFYIYRKVYIEPQYFGTDVPLEFNNRFFLGLIIIPALWILFYYITGYYSNIYRKSRLIELGQTFLTSLVGVLMLFFALMLDDFIGSYKNYYSLFLTLLGLHFGLTYIFRLIQTSRIIHRIHNRKFGFNTLLVGGDEKALKIYKELNTQIRPAGYKFIGFLSVDESEQYPLEKHLPKLGSIHEFSGITDQYEVEEVIIAIESTQHDLLSAILTKLQNRTLTIWGIPDLFDLLSGSIKTNGIFSSPLLKISNGIMPAWQANMKRLIDVSFSILAIFIFLPAFLLISILIKLENKGPILYTQKRIGRFGKPFTIYKFRTMIHNAETNGPKLSSHHDDRITKIGQFLRRTHLDEIPQFYNVIIGEMSLVGPRPERKYFIDQIVKIAPHYTHLHKIRPGITSWGQVKYGYASTLNEMLERLPYDMVYLKNISLYIDFKILIYTIIACFKGDGK; encoded by the coding sequence ATGAGCAAGAAGGTACAAGTTGCCAAGTACTTATTTTTTGACTTGTTTGCAGCAGCTGCAAGTTGGATTCTTTTTTACATTTACCGTAAGGTTTATATTGAACCTCAATATTTCGGGACAGACGTTCCGCTTGAGTTTAATAATCGTTTTTTTCTGGGCCTAATTATTATACCGGCATTGTGGATTTTGTTCTACTACATTACCGGCTATTACAGCAATATTTATCGCAAATCAAGATTGATTGAACTGGGACAAACCTTCTTAACTTCGCTAGTCGGCGTTCTAATGCTCTTTTTTGCACTGATGCTGGACGATTTTATCGGCTCGTATAAAAACTATTACAGTTTATTCCTCACCCTTTTGGGGCTTCATTTTGGCTTAACCTATATTTTTCGCTTAATACAAACCAGTCGGATTATTCATCGGATTCATAATCGGAAATTTGGATTTAACACACTATTAGTTGGCGGAGATGAGAAAGCTTTAAAAATATATAAGGAATTAAATACCCAAATTCGACCTGCAGGGTACAAATTTATCGGCTTTTTAAGTGTTGATGAAAGCGAACAATACCCGCTCGAGAAGCATCTACCGAAGCTAGGTTCAATTCATGAATTTTCGGGAATTACGGATCAATACGAGGTGGAAGAAGTGATCATTGCCATTGAATCAACTCAACACGACTTACTATCGGCGATTTTAACCAAATTACAAAACCGAACTCTTACCATCTGGGGAATTCCTGACCTCTTTGACTTACTCTCAGGTAGTATAAAGACAAACGGCATCTTCAGCAGTCCGCTTTTAAAAATCTCAAATGGGATCATGCCGGCATGGCAAGCCAATATGAAACGATTGATCGATGTTAGCTTCTCAATCTTGGCAATCTTCATTTTCCTTCCAGCTTTCTTGCTTATTAGCATACTTATAAAGCTAGAGAATAAGGGACCAATTTTATACACCCAAAAGCGCATTGGACGATTCGGCAAGCCATTTACGATTTATAAGTTTCGCACAATGATTCATAATGCAGAGACGAATGGCCCAAAACTATCCAGCCATCACGATGATCGGATAACAAAGATCGGACAGTTTCTGCGGCGAACCCATTTGGATGAAATACCGCAATTTTACAATGTCATTATAGGCGAAATGTCGCTGGTTGGTCCTCGCCCCGAACGTAAATATTTCATCGATCAGATTGTTAAAATAGCCCCCCATTACACTCATCTGCATAAAATCAGACCTGGCATTACATCGTGGGGGCAAGTAAAATATGGCTACGCCTCTACACTCAATGAAATGCTTGAACGGCTTCCATACGACATGGTTTACCTTAAAAACATCTCTTTATACATTGATTTTAAAATACTCATCTACACGATCATAGCTTGTTTTAAAGGAGATGGTAAATAA
- a CDS encoding DUF4294 domain-containing protein — MISIFIFVLSEFGFGQNLDTLHFMEGVEENGDTLPHQDLEPISVYPKHVFKSKRWERRYYRLERKVKKVYPYAQKAAELLKKYEDEYLAAESRREQKKYIKKVEEELFDQYGDELKKLSISEGRILIKLIDRETGHTSYELIKDLKGGLVAFFWQGVARIFGNNLKDEYDPVEEDILIEQIIFKIEAGII; from the coding sequence ATGATCTCAATATTCATTTTTGTTTTGTCTGAATTTGGATTCGGACAGAACCTTGATACGCTTCATTTTATGGAAGGAGTTGAAGAGAATGGAGATACGTTGCCACATCAGGATTTGGAGCCTATCTCGGTGTATCCAAAACATGTTTTTAAGTCGAAAAGGTGGGAGCGACGTTATTATCGGCTTGAACGAAAAGTGAAAAAAGTCTATCCTTATGCTCAGAAAGCAGCTGAATTACTTAAAAAGTATGAAGATGAATATTTAGCAGCCGAAAGTAGGCGCGAGCAAAAAAAATATATCAAAAAGGTTGAGGAAGAGTTGTTTGATCAATACGGCGATGAGTTGAAAAAACTGTCGATTTCTGAAGGTCGGATATTGATCAAACTGATTGATCGGGAAACCGGGCATACCTCCTATGAGCTAATCAAAGATTTGAAAGGAGGGTTGGTCGCCTTTTTTTGGCAGGGGGTGGCCCGGATTTTTGGAAATAATTTAAAGGATGAATATGATCCGGTTGAAGAGGATATTCTCATTGAGCAAATTATTTTTAAAATTGAAGCTGGTATCATTTGA